One region of Limnospira fusiformis SAG 85.79 genomic DNA includes:
- a CDS encoding GH116 family glycosyl hydrolase encodes MQYPSPTVNIPPYTWNRPIGLGWEKPYTVRYPSNLDDGPFHGMPLGGFGAGCIGRSHRGDFNLWHLDGGEHIFRPLPGCQFSVFEEIDGKRQAYALSTQPPQDGSLSAWSWYPTSDQHTQTGTYYALYPRSWFVYENVFQTQLTCEQFSPVWGGNYQETSYPIAVFEWIAHNPTDKLIILSILLTWENTIGWFTNSLENPTVKVRDDGSPVYEYQPRWGDSQDNLNRFVEDFHRVGCVMTRLNINDQPREGEGQIAIATISNPAVEVYYHNRWNPNGNGYDIWEYFSKDGSLIDIQDDRPAVEGERIGAALAVRCILRPGKIRKIPFFIAWDLPVCEFEAGVSYYRHYTDFFGRNGRNAWSMIRTAMKHSDTWRENIEAWQNPILNRQDLPPWFKMALFNELYLLTDGGSLWTATDEDQPWGRFAVLECLDYRWYESLDVRLYGSFGLLMSWPELEKSVIRTFAKAIATADHTPRIIGYNQASAIRKAAGATPHDLGAPNEHPWEKTNYTSYQDCNLWKDLPCDFVLQVYRDYLLTGADDIQFLVECWPAIVETLDYLKTFDRDQDGIPENGGAPDQTFDDWRLVGISAYCGGLWLAALEAAIEIANILLSHNRDLTPDTTKAIATWTNWLETAKPLYDQTLWNGSYYNLDSQSGSDVVMADQLCGQFYAALLGLPDIVPPHRAQVALQTIYQACFQNFHNGKFGAANGVRTTGEPMNPNDTHPLEVWTGINFGLGAFFIQMGMKEEAFQLAEAVITQVYQNGLQFRTPEAITAAGTFRASHYLRAMAIWAMYYQIQHP; translated from the coding sequence ATGCAATATCCATCCCCAACCGTAAATATTCCCCCCTATACTTGGAATCGTCCCATAGGCCTAGGATGGGAAAAACCCTATACAGTACGCTACCCTAGTAATTTAGATGATGGTCCCTTTCATGGAATGCCTCTAGGGGGTTTTGGCGCGGGTTGCATTGGTCGGTCTCATCGGGGAGACTTTAATCTATGGCATCTTGATGGTGGGGAACATATCTTTCGCCCCCTTCCTGGCTGTCAATTTAGCGTTTTTGAGGAAATCGACGGTAAACGACAAGCCTACGCCCTATCTACCCAGCCTCCCCAAGATGGTAGCTTATCAGCATGGAGTTGGTATCCTACTTCCGATCAACATACCCAAACCGGAACCTATTACGCCCTTTACCCCCGCAGTTGGTTTGTTTATGAAAACGTCTTTCAAACTCAATTAACCTGTGAACAGTTTTCCCCAGTGTGGGGGGGAAATTACCAAGAAACCAGTTATCCTATTGCTGTCTTTGAGTGGATAGCCCACAACCCGACCGATAAACTAATTATCCTCAGTATTTTATTAACCTGGGAAAATACTATCGGCTGGTTTACCAATAGTTTAGAAAACCCCACGGTCAAGGTCCGCGATGATGGTAGTCCCGTCTATGAATATCAGCCCCGCTGGGGAGATAGTCAGGATAATTTGAATCGCTTTGTCGAAGACTTCCACCGTGTTGGTTGTGTGATGACTCGCTTGAATATTAATGACCAACCGAGAGAAGGGGAGGGTCAAATAGCGATCGCCACTATTTCTAACCCCGCCGTTGAGGTATATTATCACAATCGCTGGAACCCTAACGGTAATGGTTACGATATTTGGGAATATTTTTCTAAGGATGGGTCCCTGATTGATATACAGGATGACAGACCCGCCGTTGAAGGTGAAAGAATTGGCGCGGCTTTGGCGGTCCGCTGTATCCTCAGACCCGGAAAAATTCGCAAAATTCCCTTTTTTATCGCCTGGGATTTACCCGTGTGTGAGTTTGAGGCGGGAGTTAGTTACTACCGCCACTATACCGATTTTTTTGGGCGCAATGGTCGTAACGCTTGGTCAATGATTCGGACAGCTATGAAGCATTCCGACACCTGGCGTGAGAATATTGAAGCATGGCAAAATCCAATTCTCAATCGCCAAGATTTACCCCCTTGGTTCAAAATGGCTTTGTTTAATGAACTTTATCTACTGACGGACGGGGGGAGTCTATGGACGGCTACAGATGAGGATCAACCTTGGGGACGGTTTGCTGTCCTCGAATGCTTGGATTATCGTTGGTATGAAAGTCTCGATGTGCGCCTGTATGGGTCCTTTGGCTTGTTGATGTCCTGGCCAGAATTGGAAAAATCGGTGATACGGACTTTTGCTAAGGCGATCGCTACTGCTGATCATACCCCCAGAATTATTGGTTATAATCAAGCCTCAGCTATTCGGAAAGCGGCTGGGGCGACTCCCCATGACTTGGGGGCCCCTAATGAACATCCCTGGGAAAAGACTAACTACACCAGTTATCAGGATTGCAATTTGTGGAAAGATTTACCCTGTGATTTTGTCTTGCAGGTCTATCGCGATTATCTGTTGACAGGGGCTGATGATATTCAGTTTTTGGTAGAATGTTGGCCGGCGATCGTCGAAACTCTCGATTATCTCAAAACCTTCGATCGCGATCAAGATGGTATCCCAGAAAATGGCGGCGCACCAGATCAGACTTTTGATGATTGGCGACTGGTGGGGATTAGCGCCTATTGTGGGGGGTTATGGTTAGCCGCTTTGGAAGCCGCTATTGAGATCGCAAATATCCTACTTTCCCATAATCGTGATCTCACTCCAGATACTACTAAGGCGATCGCTACCTGGACTAATTGGCTAGAGACCGCTAAACCTCTTTATGACCAAACTCTCTGGAATGGTAGCTACTACAATCTCGACAGTCAGAGTGGATCTGATGTCGTCATGGCTGATCAACTTTGTGGTCAGTTTTATGCCGCTTTATTAGGTTTGCCCGATATTGTCCCGCCACATCGCGCACAAGTGGCGCTACAAACCATTTATCAAGCCTGCTTCCAGAATTTTCATAATGGCAAGTTTGGAGCCGCTAACGGTGTCAGAACTACCGGAGAACCCATGAATCCTAACGATACCCACCCCCTAGAGGTATGGACTGGGATTAATTTCGGTCTGGGCGCTTTCTTTATTCAAATGGGGATGAAAGAAGAGGCTTTTCAACTCGCCGAAGCCGTGATCACTCAAGTATATCAAAACGGCCTCCAGTTCCGCACCCCAGAAGCTATTACCGCCGCCGGAACTTTCCGCGCTAGTCACTATCTCCGCGCTATGGCAATTTGGGCTATGTATTATCAAATACAACACCCCTAG
- a CDS encoding IS630 family transposase (programmed frameshift) produces MPAPYSYDLRQKVIDAIELDGMPKTEASQVFHVSRNTINLWLQRKAQTGDFLPKPHHRPGNNHKITDWQKFKAFAQEHGHKTSAQMAELWDDDISPRAISRALKKIGFTRKKTYGYQERWKQQREEFMAQIEQMEPEEVVYLDEAGMNSQDSDYPYGYCEEGKRFHALKSGKRQGRVSMIAAWCHQQLLAPFSFEGCCNRTVFELWLEFILIPTLKPGQTLVLDNATFHKGGRIAELVEAAQCRLLYLPPYSPDLNKIEKCWSWLKARIRHCIEQFDSLHDAMDSVLKAAS; encoded by the exons ATGCCAGCCCCCTATAGTTACGACCTCAGACAAAAAGTTATTGATGCCATTGAACTAGACGGTATGCCCAAAACAGAAGCCAGTCAAGTTTTCCATGTCAGCAGGAACACCATTAATCTCTGGCTGCAAAGAAAAGCACAGACCGGAGACTTCCTCCCTAAACCTCATCACCGACCTGGCAATAACCACAAAATTACCGACTGGCAAAAATTCAAGGCTTTTGCCCAAGAGCATGGCCACAAAACCTCCGCTCAAATGGCTGAACTTTGGGATGACGACATCTCTCCTCGCGCCATATCCAGAGCCTTGAAGAAAATTGGCTTCACCAGA AAAAAAACTTACGGCTACCAAGAACGTTGGAAGCAACAGCGAGAGGAGTTTATGGCTCAGATTGAACAGATGGAGCCGGAAGAAGTGGTCTACCTCGATGAAGCCGGCATGAATAGTCAGGACTCGGATTACCCCTATGGTTACTGCGAGGAAGGAAAACGCTTCCATGCACTCAAATCAGGGAAGAGGCAGGGCAGGGTAAGTATGATAGCCGCATGGTGTCATCAACAACTCTTAGCTCCCTTTAGCTTTGAGGGTTGTTGTAATCGGACAGTGTTTGAGTTGTGGTTGGAGTTCATCTTAATTCCAACATTGAAGCCAGGTCAGACTCTAGTATTGGACAATGCAACGTTTCATAAAGGGGGGCGGATTGCTGAACTGGTGGAGGCAGCTCAATGCCGTTTACTCTATCTACCACCTTATTCGCCAGACCTCAACAAGATAGAGAAATGTTGGTCGTGGCTGAAAGCCCGTATTCGCCACTGCATTGAGCAGTTTGATTCTCTCCATGATGCCATGGATTCCGTTCTCAAAGCTGCGTCCTAA